One region of Flavobacterium pisciphilum genomic DNA includes:
- the smpB gene encoding SsrA-binding protein SmpB codes for MLKTVNILNKRARFDYEIIDTYTAGIVLAGTEIKSIRLGKANITESFCEFSGDELFAINTYIEEYTFGNQFNHKSRSERKLLLNKKELKSLQKSVQAKGLTIIPLKLFTNEKGLAKLQIGLCKGKKNYDKRESLKEQDTKRDLDRIKKAF; via the coding sequence ATGTTAAAAACTGTCAATATTCTCAATAAGAGAGCCCGCTTCGATTACGAAATAATAGATACCTATACTGCTGGAATTGTTTTAGCTGGAACTGAAATCAAATCAATACGTCTTGGTAAAGCAAACATTACCGAAAGTTTTTGCGAATTTAGTGGTGATGAACTTTTTGCTATAAATACTTATATTGAAGAATATACCTTTGGAAATCAATTCAACCACAAATCCAGAAGTGAACGAAAATTGCTTTTGAATAAAAAAGAGTTAAAAAGTCTTCAGAAGAGTGTGCAAGCAAAAGGATTAACAATTATTCCATTAAAGTTATTTACTAATGAGAAAGGACTTGCCAAACTACAAATCGGACTTTGTAAAGGAAAGAAAAACTACGACAAGCGTGAATCTTTAAAAGAACAAGATACTAAGCGTGACCTTGATCGAATCAAGAAGGCTTTTTAA
- a CDS encoding outer membrane beta-barrel protein, translating into MKKILTLASIVLMGLTVKAQEVNQGLKGAWFVTSQFGYQQTKTDDVKHTNLSVVPIVGTFITPSVAVGAGLGYINMKSDSDKGTAAKTDLIVIQPLARKYWNVAGSLYFFGQLAAPIITGKEKESDLKINQFGLTLSGGFDYFVTKYFSVEFSYNLANFTSTTLDPKDGSKTTVTNFGLAHMANVDSAYAVGGANLTTPLAVGFKFIF; encoded by the coding sequence ATGAAAAAAATTTTAACATTAGCTAGTATTGTATTAATGGGGTTAACAGTAAAAGCTCAGGAAGTTAATCAAGGTTTAAAAGGAGCATGGTTTGTAACATCACAATTTGGTTACCAACAAACCAAAACGGATGATGTAAAACATACAAATTTATCAGTAGTGCCAATAGTTGGTACATTTATAACGCCATCGGTTGCTGTTGGGGCAGGACTTGGGTATATTAATATGAAATCTGATTCAGACAAAGGTACAGCAGCAAAAACTGATTTAATAGTTATTCAGCCATTAGCAAGAAAATACTGGAATGTAGCGGGTTCTTTATATTTCTTCGGACAGTTGGCAGCACCAATTATTACTGGTAAAGAAAAAGAGAGTGATTTAAAAATAAACCAATTTGGTTTGACATTATCAGGTGGATTTGATTACTTCGTGACAAAATATTTCTCTGTAGAGTTTTCTTATAACTTAGCTAATTTCACATCTACTACTTTAGATCCAAAAGATGGTTCTAAAACTACAGTAACTAATTTTGGATTAGCACATATGGCTAATGTTGATTCAGCTTATGCAGTTGGAGGTGCAAATCTAACAACACCACTTGCTGTTGGATTTAAATTCATATTCTAA
- a CDS encoding VF530 family DNA-binding protein, with amino-acid sequence MQNQDRNPLHGITLQTILEKLVGYYGFDTLGELIPIKCFTSNPSIKSSLTFLRKTDWARKKVEDLYIKSIPKFQV; translated from the coding sequence ATGCAAAATCAAGATAGAAATCCTTTACACGGAATAACACTTCAAACTATACTCGAAAAACTAGTTGGTTACTATGGATTTGATACTTTGGGTGAATTAATCCCGATTAAATGCTTTACTTCAAATCCTAGTATAAAATCTAGTTTGACTTTCTTAAGAAAAACAGATTGGGCTAGAAAAAAAGTAGAGGATTTATATATAAAATCGATTCCTAAATTTCAGGTATAA
- a CDS encoding DUF3575 domain-containing protein, translating to MKKLFALIVLLFTIQSHSQTYIKANALTALVAIPDVAVETSIGEKLTLNVDLMASFWESFDGKSPMKFVTFTPEIRYHFNEKFNGLYFGGHIGADIYKIQKWGYWDTNKYEEGHGYRLGATLGYQKKLNNKFMLDFFVSGGWHQGFYKGFYNDGTPGRYEKAPHYNKSGEWLPYGGGVMISYKLN from the coding sequence ATGAAAAAATTATTTGCCTTAATCGTTCTTTTATTTACAATTCAATCGCATAGCCAAACTTATATAAAAGCAAATGCTCTTACAGCTTTAGTAGCAATTCCTGATGTTGCTGTAGAAACAAGTATTGGAGAAAAACTAACTCTTAATGTTGACTTAATGGCGTCTTTTTGGGAATCCTTTGATGGGAAAAGTCCAATGAAATTTGTCACTTTCACTCCTGAAATTCGCTACCATTTTAACGAAAAATTCAATGGTTTATATTTTGGTGGTCACATTGGAGCTGATATCTATAAAATCCAAAAATGGGGTTACTGGGATACTAATAAATATGAAGAAGGGCATGGATATAGATTAGGAGCCACACTTGGATATCAAAAGAAATTAAATAACAAATTCATGCTTGACTTTTTTGTTAGCGGAGGATGGCATCAAGGTTTTTATAAAGGTTTTTACAATGATGGTACTCCGGGTCGTTATGAAAAAGCACCACATTATAACAAAAGTGGTGAATGGTTGCCTTATGGTGGCGGTGTAATGATTTCGTATAAATTAAATTAA
- a CDS encoding GNAT family N-acetyltransferase, which translates to MLNLNFSPFPILETERLLFKRITDEDANEIIALRSNPETMKYIPRPLIKTTEQALEHIAQLNSIIETNEGINWGITLKNDPKIIGFIGYFRVQPENYRAEIGYMLLPEFHGKGIIPEATKTVIDYGFNDMKLHSIEAVIDPDNLASERVLQKTGFVKEGHFKESEYYEGRFLDNVIYSLLNKKSV; encoded by the coding sequence ATGTTAAATCTTAATTTTTCACCATTCCCTATACTTGAAACTGAACGCTTGCTCTTTAAAAGAATAACAGATGAAGATGCTAACGAAATCATAGCCTTACGTTCTAATCCTGAAACTATGAAATACATTCCAAGGCCACTCATAAAAACTACTGAACAAGCATTAGAACACATAGCGCAACTTAATAGCATTATAGAAACTAATGAAGGAATCAATTGGGGAATTACACTAAAAAATGATCCGAAAATAATTGGATTTATTGGTTATTTTAGGGTGCAACCTGAAAATTACCGTGCAGAGATTGGTTATATGCTATTACCTGAGTTTCATGGAAAAGGAATTATCCCTGAAGCAACAAAAACCGTTATTGATTATGGTTTTAATGATATGAAACTACACTCAATCGAAGCTGTTATTGATCCAGATAATCTAGCCTCAGAAAGAGTTTTACAAAAAACTGGTTTTGTAAAGGAAGGCCATTTTAAAGAATCTGAATATTATGAAGGTCGTTTTTTAGACAATGTTATTTACTCATTATTAAACAAAAAAAGTGTTTAA
- a CDS encoding aldose 1-epimerase family protein, translated as MITIISNSKLSASIKHAGAELFSLKNKHNKEYIWEGNPTFWGKHSPVLFPIVGTLKNNTYTINTETYHLPRHGFARDMEFNLVSKTDESAIFSIQSNDVTLKVYPFEFELQLIYTLIDSQLDIQYKVINKTASKMPFSIGAHPAIALPEDFENYALEFEKKETLKYSLLENDLISDKTKQLETIEGQVQLNYPLFENDALIFKSLDSNSLTILENNIPYIKVDFADFPSLGIWTKVNAPFICIEPWFGYSDTNENSGNFFEKEGILTLEANQTFNSKFSIEIL; from the coding sequence TTGATTACAATCATCTCAAATTCGAAACTTTCTGCTTCAATTAAACATGCTGGAGCCGAATTATTTTCATTAAAAAACAAACATAACAAAGAATATATTTGGGAAGGAAACCCAACTTTCTGGGGCAAACACTCTCCAGTCTTATTTCCAATCGTTGGCACTTTAAAAAACAACACCTATACTATTAATACTGAAACATATCATTTACCACGACATGGCTTCGCTAGAGACATGGAGTTTAATCTAGTTTCTAAAACTGATGAAAGTGCTATCTTTTCAATTCAATCAAATGATGTGACCCTAAAAGTGTATCCTTTTGAATTTGAACTACAACTAATTTACACCTTAATAGATTCTCAATTGGATATCCAATATAAGGTAATCAATAAAACTGCTTCCAAAATGCCATTCTCTATAGGTGCTCATCCTGCAATAGCACTACCAGAAGATTTTGAGAATTATGCCTTAGAATTTGAAAAAAAAGAAACCTTAAAATATTCTTTGCTTGAAAATGATTTAATTTCCGATAAAACAAAGCAATTAGAAACAATTGAAGGTCAGGTTCAACTAAATTATCCGTTATTTGAAAATGATGCTTTAATATTTAAATCATTAGATTCAAATTCTTTAACTATTTTAGAAAACAACATTCCTTATATTAAAGTTGATTTTGCAGATTTTCCTAGTTTAGGTATTTGGACAAAAGTAAATGCTCCTTTTATCTGTATTGAACCTTGGTTTGGCTACTCTGACACTAATGAAAATTCTGGAAATTTTTTCGAAAAAGAAGGAATCCTGACTTTAGAAGCAAATCAAACCTTTAACTCCAAATTTAGTATCGAAATTCTATAA
- a CDS encoding M1 family metallopeptidase: MKKHSLRAVLSMALLLGISTTWAQQVPNTNTNPISKYDYYESFSPLFYSKNGTATRSASGQPGAEYWQNRADYKITAKLNGVTNEIIGTDEITYTNNSPDKMSFVWLNLDQNLFKEDSRGNAVVPLTGSRNGAQGQVFDGGNKIKSVKVTVLGKKKSVEADAKYIVTDTRMQIFLPEELAAKGSSVKIKIEFSYIAPNEGSDRTGVLETKNGKIFTIAQWYPRMCVYDDVRGWNTHPYLGASEFYLEYGDFDLKLTVPANHFVVASGELLNASEVYTAEQQKRFKEAAQSDKTVMIRSAEEVVSAASVPVNGEKTWHYQIKNARDVSWASSAAFILDGAKINLPSGKKSLALSAYPVESAGNGAWGRSTEYTKGAIENYSNKWFEYPYPVATNVAGNEGGMEYPGIVFCSWESKGEDLWGVTDHEFGHIWFPMIVGSNERLFGWMDEGFNTFINSLSTAEFNKGEYKEAPRDLHKMAEMFTSPKLETIMSSPDNMKEANIGMLCYYKPSSGLVILREQVLGKERFDIAFRTYIERWAYKHPTPDDFFRTMENVAGEDLSWFWRGWFVNNWRFDQGINSIKYVKNDPKKGIIITIENFEKMVMPVVIDVKTKSGKVSRTKLPVEIWQRNTEWSFKFDSTEEIESVTIDPDHVFPDSNESNNVWTAGSGKIEKDVVLDSYLGTYSSKRTPLKITFTEKNDGLTVELPNYPKFSVQPVADAVDTFESTRAGLRFVFNKTGLNMTILENSQVMEFTKE; the protein is encoded by the coding sequence ATGAAAAAACACTCTTTGAGAGCCGTATTGTCTATGGCTTTATTGCTTGGAATTTCGACCACATGGGCGCAACAAGTTCCTAATACGAATACTAATCCTATTTCTAAATATGATTATTATGAGTCATTCTCTCCATTGTTCTATTCTAAAAATGGAACTGCAACTCGTTCAGCAAGCGGTCAGCCAGGTGCTGAATACTGGCAAAACAGAGCAGATTATAAAATAACTGCAAAGTTAAATGGAGTTACTAATGAGATTATTGGTACAGATGAAATTACTTATACCAACAATAGTCCAGATAAAATGTCTTTTGTTTGGCTAAATTTGGATCAGAATTTATTTAAAGAAGACTCAAGAGGAAATGCAGTAGTGCCATTAACAGGAAGTCGTAACGGTGCTCAAGGCCAAGTTTTTGATGGTGGAAATAAAATAAAATCAGTAAAAGTAACTGTTCTTGGCAAGAAAAAATCTGTTGAAGCAGATGCAAAATATATTGTTACTGATACTAGAATGCAAATTTTTCTTCCAGAAGAATTAGCTGCGAAAGGGAGTAGCGTTAAAATTAAAATTGAATTTTCATACATAGCTCCTAATGAAGGATCAGATAGAACAGGAGTTCTTGAAACTAAAAATGGTAAAATATTTACAATAGCACAGTGGTATCCACGTATGTGTGTGTATGATGATGTAAGAGGTTGGAATACACATCCTTATTTAGGTGCTTCAGAGTTTTATTTGGAATATGGTGATTTTGATTTAAAATTAACTGTTCCAGCTAATCATTTTGTAGTTGCGTCAGGAGAATTGTTGAATGCTTCAGAGGTATATACTGCTGAACAACAAAAACGTTTTAAAGAAGCTGCTCAAAGTGATAAAACAGTTATGATTCGCTCAGCTGAAGAGGTTGTATCAGCAGCATCTGTCCCTGTAAATGGAGAAAAAACATGGCATTATCAAATAAAAAATGCTCGTGATGTTTCTTGGGCATCTTCAGCTGCATTTATTTTAGATGGTGCTAAAATTAATTTACCTAGTGGAAAAAAATCATTAGCTCTTTCAGCTTATCCAGTTGAAAGTGCAGGAAATGGGGCTTGGGGACGTTCTACAGAGTATACTAAAGGAGCAATCGAAAATTATTCAAACAAATGGTTTGAATATCCTTACCCAGTTGCAACAAATGTAGCAGGAAATGAAGGAGGAATGGAATACCCAGGAATTGTATTTTGTAGTTGGGAGTCAAAAGGAGAAGACCTATGGGGAGTTACAGACCATGAATTTGGACACATCTGGTTTCCTATGATTGTAGGTTCAAATGAAAGATTATTTGGTTGGATGGATGAAGGATTTAATACTTTTATCAATTCGCTAAGTACTGCTGAGTTTAATAAAGGAGAGTATAAGGAAGCGCCAAGAGATTTACATAAAATGGCAGAGATGTTTACTAGTCCTAAATTAGAAACGATTATGAGTTCTCCAGATAATATGAAGGAGGCAAATATTGGGATGTTGTGTTATTATAAACCAAGTTCAGGTTTGGTGATTTTGAGAGAACAAGTATTAGGTAAAGAGCGTTTTGATATTGCTTTCCGTACTTATATTGAGCGCTGGGCTTATAAACACCCTACACCAGATGATTTCTTTAGAACAATGGAAAATGTTGCAGGAGAGGATTTAAGTTGGTTCTGGAGAGGATGGTTTGTTAATAACTGGCGTTTTGATCAAGGTATTAACTCTATTAAATATGTGAAAAATGATCCTAAAAAAGGGATTATTATTACTATTGAGAATTTTGAAAAGATGGTAATGCCTGTTGTAATAGATGTAAAAACTAAAAGCGGTAAAGTTTCTAGAACAAAACTACCAGTTGAAATCTGGCAAAGAAATACAGAGTGGTCTTTTAAATTTGACTCTACAGAAGAAATAGAAAGTGTTACAATTGACCCTGATCACGTTTTTCCAGATAGTAATGAAAGTAATAATGTATGGACAGCTGGAAGTGGTAAAATTGAAAAAGATGTTGTTTTAGATTCATATTTAGGTACATATTCAAGTAAAAGAACACCTTTAAAAATAACATTTACAGAAAAAAATGATGGACTTACTGTAGAGCTTCCTAATTATCCTAAATTTTCAGTTCAGCCAGTTGCTGATGCTGTAGATACTTTTGAATCAACAAGAGCTGGATTAAGATTTGTATTTAATAAGACAGGATTAAATATGACAATTTTAGAAAATTCACAAGTAATGGAATTTACAAAAGAGTAA
- a CDS encoding GNAT family N-acetyltransferase codes for MKISIVVTQEEHYKYAQEICDTIESSALLRGTGIAKRTPEYIQKKMENRDALIALADGKFAGFCYIESWQHGKFVAHSGLIVHPDYRNLGLAKKIKSKVFDYSLEKYPDAKIFGITTGLAVMKINSDLGYKPVPFSELTSDPSFWAGCKTCTNYEILKSKENKMCLCTGMLYDPKEKQKDPPKHPFNVKVLNRLKSIKQALFLKK; via the coding sequence ATGAAGATCTCTATTGTTGTAACACAAGAAGAACATTATAAATATGCGCAAGAAATATGCGATACTATAGAGTCGTCTGCCTTATTGAGAGGTACCGGAATTGCTAAAAGAACTCCAGAATATATTCAGAAAAAAATGGAGAACAGAGACGCATTGATTGCTTTGGCAGATGGTAAATTTGCAGGTTTTTGTTATATCGAAAGCTGGCAACATGGCAAGTTTGTAGCTCATTCGGGATTGATAGTACATCCAGATTATAGAAACTTAGGTTTAGCCAAAAAAATTAAATCAAAAGTTTTTGATTACTCATTAGAGAAATACCCAGATGCCAAAATATTTGGTATCACAACAGGTCTAGCAGTTATGAAAATTAACTCAGATTTAGGGTATAAGCCAGTTCCTTTTTCGGAACTTACAAGTGATCCAAGCTTTTGGGCAGGTTGCAAAACTTGTACGAATTATGAAATATTAAAAAGTAAAGAAAATAAAATGTGCTTATGCACAGGAATGTTATACGATCCAAAAGAAAAACAAAAAGATCCGCCAAAACATCCTTTCAACGTAAAAGTACTCAATAGATTAAAATCAATTAAACAAGCCCTTTTCTTAAAAAAATAA
- a CDS encoding argininosuccinate synthase yields the protein MKKVVLAYSGGLDTSYCLKYLKNEKGYEVHTVLINTGGFDEEELNAIEERAYELGSAQHANLTIVDKYYDKAIKYLIYGNVLKNNTYPLSVSAERVFQAIEAIKYAKKVGAEAIAHGSTGAGNDQIRFDLIFQTIAPEIEIITPIRDLKLSRQEEVDYLQKNGVHYSWEKAQYSINKGLWGTSVGGKETLTSSQALPSEAYPSQLQKEGEEKVTLQFEKGELVGVNNVKNTPTKNIVILEKLANAYAIGRDIHVGDTIIGIKGRVGFEAAAPLIIIKAHHLLEKHTLGKWQQYWKEQLGNWYGMLFHEGQFLDPVMRNIEAFLEDTQKTVNGTVIVSLKPYHFSLDGIESDNDLMNTGFGQYGEMNNAWTSDDAKGFIKILGNAQNIFSSVNHLDYD from the coding sequence ATGAAAAAAGTTGTATTAGCTTATAGCGGAGGATTAGATACTTCGTACTGCCTTAAATATTTAAAAAATGAAAAAGGATATGAAGTCCACACTGTACTTATTAATACAGGAGGTTTCGATGAAGAAGAATTAAATGCTATTGAAGAAAGAGCTTACGAATTAGGAAGTGCTCAGCATGCAAATCTTACAATCGTAGATAAATACTATGATAAAGCTATAAAATATTTGATTTATGGAAATGTATTAAAAAACAATACATATCCATTATCTGTAAGTGCGGAACGTGTTTTTCAAGCTATTGAAGCAATAAAATATGCTAAAAAAGTAGGAGCAGAGGCAATTGCACACGGAAGTACAGGAGCTGGAAATGATCAAATTAGATTTGATTTAATTTTTCAGACAATTGCTCCCGAAATTGAAATCATTACTCCAATTAGAGATTTGAAATTGTCAAGACAAGAAGAAGTAGACTATTTACAAAAAAATGGAGTTCACTATTCTTGGGAAAAAGCACAATATTCTATTAATAAAGGGCTTTGGGGAACAAGTGTAGGAGGAAAAGAAACCTTAACTTCTAGCCAAGCTTTACCAAGTGAAGCATATCCTTCGCAATTGCAAAAAGAAGGAGAAGAGAAAGTTACGCTACAATTTGAAAAAGGAGAACTAGTTGGTGTAAATAACGTAAAAAACACACCAACCAAAAATATTGTTATTCTAGAAAAATTGGCCAATGCTTATGCAATTGGTAGAGATATTCACGTAGGAGATACTATTATTGGTATTAAAGGAAGAGTAGGTTTTGAAGCTGCTGCACCATTGATAATCATAAAAGCACATCATTTATTAGAGAAACATACACTTGGTAAATGGCAGCAATATTGGAAAGAACAATTAGGGAACTGGTATGGAATGTTGTTTCATGAAGGTCAGTTTTTAGATCCAGTAATGCGTAACATTGAAGCTTTTCTTGAAGATACTCAAAAAACTGTAAATGGAACTGTAATTGTTTCATTAAAACCATATCACTTTTCGCTTGACGGAATTGAATCAGATAATGATTTAATGAATACAGGATTTGGTCAATATGGAGAAATGAACAACGCTTGGACATCAGATGATGCCAAAGGATTTATAAAGATTTTAGGAAATGCACAAAACATATTTTCATCTGTAAATCACTTAGATTATGATTAA
- the argC gene encoding N-acetyl-gamma-glutamyl-phosphate reductase — MINVGIIGGSGYTAGELIRILMYHPNVNIDFVYSTTNAGKPLSVAHHDLLGDIEMDFTNAINPNVNVVFLCLGHGKSILFLQENNFAGHTKIIDLGNDFRLTKDSNFEGKQFVYGLPELNKTAIKKANYIANPGCFATAIQLALLPLAKNELLENDIHINATTGSTGAGVSPSETTHFSWRSNNMSHYKAFDHQHLGEINQSVNQLQAAYSNELLFIPNRGDFARGIFATLYTTVEESLDEIATKYEDFYKNEPFVTVTTTNINMKQVVQTNKCIISLTKKGNRLLITSIIDNLTKGASGQAIQNMNLMFGLPETTGLHLKPSGF, encoded by the coding sequence ATGATTAATGTTGGAATAATAGGCGGTTCAGGCTATACAGCTGGGGAATTGATAAGAATATTGATGTATCATCCCAATGTGAATATTGATTTTGTATACAGTACAACCAATGCAGGTAAGCCACTTTCTGTTGCACATCACGATTTGTTGGGAGATATCGAAATGGATTTTACCAATGCAATTAATCCAAATGTAAACGTTGTTTTTTTATGTCTTGGACACGGGAAATCTATTTTGTTTTTACAAGAAAATAATTTTGCTGGTCATACAAAAATCATCGATTTAGGAAATGATTTTAGATTGACTAAAGATTCAAATTTTGAAGGAAAACAATTTGTTTATGGATTGCCAGAATTGAATAAAACAGCTATTAAAAAAGCAAATTATATTGCAAATCCAGGTTGTTTTGCAACAGCAATTCAATTGGCATTATTGCCATTGGCTAAGAATGAACTTTTAGAAAATGATATACATATTAATGCTACAACAGGAAGTACTGGAGCTGGTGTAAGTCCTTCAGAAACGACACATTTTAGTTGGAGATCAAATAATATGTCACATTATAAAGCGTTTGATCATCAGCATTTAGGAGAGATAAACCAGAGTGTAAACCAATTACAAGCAGCTTATTCAAATGAGTTGTTGTTCATCCCGAATAGAGGAGATTTTGCAAGAGGAATTTTTGCAACACTATATACTACTGTGGAAGAGAGCTTAGATGAAATCGCTACAAAATATGAAGATTTTTATAAAAATGAACCGTTTGTAACCGTTACTACAACCAATATCAATATGAAACAGGTTGTACAAACAAACAAGTGTATTATTAGTTTAACTAAAAAAGGAAACCGGTTATTAATTACGTCAATAATCGATAACTTAACCAAAGGAGCTTCTGGACAAGCAATTCAAAATATGAATTTAATGTTTGGATTACCAGAAACTACAGGTTTACATTTGAAACCAAGCGGATTTTAA
- a CDS encoding aspartate aminotransferase family protein, with the protein MNLFNVYPLYDITPVKALDCTITDNNGIEYLDLYGGHGVISIGHTQADYVAKLKNQLDNLGFYSNAIQNPLQVELAEKLGKLSGLEDYELFLCSSGAEANENALKLASFHNGKSRVIAFDNSFHGRTSAAVAVTDNKKIVAPINAQQVVTFLPLNNIELVEAELQKGDVSSVIIEGIQGVGGLDEGTTAFFQALEKACKQHGAVLILDEVQSGYGRSGKFFAYQHHNIKADIISVAKGMGNGFPVGAILISPEFEASFGLLGTTFGGSHLSCAAGIAVLDVMEKLKLQDNVNEVSAYFFEQIKQVPQIIKVKGKGLMLGVEFEFDVAALRKKLIIEKHIFTGSANNKNLLRILPSLTVKKSDIDAFIVALKESLAELGH; encoded by the coding sequence ATGAACTTATTTAACGTTTACCCATTATATGATATTACTCCTGTAAAAGCATTAGATTGCACAATTACAGATAATAACGGAATAGAATATTTAGATTTATATGGTGGTCATGGAGTAATCTCTATTGGACACACACAAGCTGATTATGTAGCAAAACTGAAAAATCAATTGGATAATTTAGGATTTTATTCAAATGCAATTCAGAATCCTTTGCAAGTAGAATTAGCTGAAAAGCTAGGAAAACTTTCTGGATTAGAAGACTATGAATTGTTTTTATGTAGTTCAGGAGCAGAAGCAAATGAAAATGCATTGAAACTAGCTTCATTTCATAACGGAAAATCAAGAGTTATAGCTTTTGATAATTCTTTTCACGGAAGAACTTCGGCAGCAGTTGCAGTTACTGATAATAAAAAAATTGTAGCTCCAATAAATGCACAACAAGTAGTTACTTTTTTACCTTTAAATAATATCGAATTAGTAGAAGCAGAACTTCAAAAAGGAGATGTTTCTAGTGTAATTATCGAAGGAATTCAAGGAGTAGGTGGTTTAGATGAAGGAACAACTGCGTTTTTTCAAGCTTTAGAAAAGGCTTGTAAACAACACGGTGCTGTTTTAATTTTAGATGAAGTGCAATCAGGTTACGGAAGAAGCGGAAAGTTTTTTGCATACCAACATCACAATATTAAAGCAGATATTATTTCGGTAGCAAAAGGAATGGGGAATGGTTTTCCTGTTGGAGCTATCTTGATTTCACCTGAGTTTGAGGCTAGTTTCGGATTATTAGGAACTACTTTTGGAGGAAGTCATTTGTCTTGTGCTGCTGGAATTGCAGTTTTAGATGTAATGGAAAAATTGAAATTACAGGATAATGTAAACGAAGTTTCTGCATACTTTTTTGAGCAAATCAAACAAGTGCCTCAAATTATAAAGGTAAAAGGAAAAGGATTGATGCTTGGTGTTGAATTTGAATTTGATGTTGCAGCCTTGAGAAAGAAACTGATTATCGAAAAACATATTTTTACTGGAAGTGCTAATAACAAAAATCTGTTGAGAATTTTGCCTTCACTGACAGTGAAAAAATCAGATATAGATGCATTTATCGTTGCATTGAAAGAGAGTTTAGCTGAATTAGGGCATTAG